The Mytilus galloprovincialis chromosome 4, xbMytGall1.hap1.1, whole genome shotgun sequence genome contains a region encoding:
- the LOC143072951 gene encoding lachesin-like isoform X1: MELNILGIFTFGLLMTAIRVAPTKLDIPANKVSSIVGGTVSLRCAVISSDIRTVTWRRKIDTFMYPLSVGRKVYSTDSRLSVKAKHGWALVIKDVTQDDEGEYECQAKSKRSNLKGLFLLKVKENHRSENKHFDVAVKKEKSGRKDPTILGAESRQKGVSSHSYRSFIDILCIIMALFVHLQYMF; encoded by the exons ATGGAATTAAATATCCTGGGAATATTTACATTTGGACTCCTTATGACAG cTATCAGAGTTGCACCAACAAAGTTGGATATTCCTGCTAACAAGGTATCATCTATTGTGGGAGGCACAGTTTCCTTACGTTGTGCAGTTATTTCATCAGACATAAGAACC GTAACATGGAGACGAAAAATCGATACCTTTATGTATCCATTATCTGTTGGTCGGAAAGTGTATTCAACTGATTCACGGTTATCTGTTAAAGCAAAGCACGGCTGGGCCTTGGTTATTAAAGATGTCACTCAAGATGATGAAGGAGAATACGAATGTCAAGCTAAATCAAAAAGGAGTAACTTAAAAGGACTTTTTTTACTTAAGGTTaaag AAAATCATCGTTCCGAAAATAAGCATTTTGATGTTGCTGTCAAAAAAGAGAAATCTGGTCGAAAGGATCCTACGATTTTAG GTGCAGAATCAAGACAGAAAGGCGTCTCATCGCACTCATACAGGTCTTTTATAGACATACTATGCATAATAATGGCATTGTTCGTGCATCTTCaatacatgttttaa
- the LOC143072951 gene encoding lachesin-like isoform X2, translating into MELNILGIFTFGLLMTAIRVAPTKLDIPANKVSSIVGGTVSLRCAVISSDIRTVTWRRKIDTFMYPLSVGRKVYSTDSRLSVKAKHGWALVIKDVTQDDEGEYECQAKSKRSNLKGLFLLKVKGAESRQKGVSSHSYRSFIDILCIIMALFVHLQYMF; encoded by the exons ATGGAATTAAATATCCTGGGAATATTTACATTTGGACTCCTTATGACAG cTATCAGAGTTGCACCAACAAAGTTGGATATTCCTGCTAACAAGGTATCATCTATTGTGGGAGGCACAGTTTCCTTACGTTGTGCAGTTATTTCATCAGACATAAGAACC GTAACATGGAGACGAAAAATCGATACCTTTATGTATCCATTATCTGTTGGTCGGAAAGTGTATTCAACTGATTCACGGTTATCTGTTAAAGCAAAGCACGGCTGGGCCTTGGTTATTAAAGATGTCACTCAAGATGATGAAGGAGAATACGAATGTCAAGCTAAATCAAAAAGGAGTAACTTAAAAGGACTTTTTTTACTTAAGGTTaaag GTGCAGAATCAAGACAGAAAGGCGTCTCATCGCACTCATACAGGTCTTTTATAGACATACTATGCATAATAATGGCATTGTTCGTGCATCTTCaatacatgttttaa